A region from the Corylus avellana chromosome ca7, CavTom2PMs-1.0 genome encodes:
- the LOC132188109 gene encoding cucumisin-like has product MASKSSSLSWLLLINTLACTLLVGHSASQNDRKAYIVYMGNRQLDEASTSSLHTSMLQEVIGSIGPKSLIHSYTRSFNGFAAELTKQEAQKIAGMDGVVSVFPSKQLSLQTTRSWDFLGFPQQVPRRPIESDIIIGVFDSGIWPESESFSDEGFGLPPIKWKGTCQASTNFTCNNKIIGARYYRSSGSFTEEDIISPRDISGHGTHTASTAAGNLVSMASLLGYGLGTARGGVPSARIAVYKICWSVADSCDDADILKAFDDAIADGVDIISFSVASRIFRPIFQDTIAIGSFHAMSKGILTSMAAGNEGPGLATISNISPWSLSVAASTIDRKFTTKVQLGNNKIYEGISINTFDLKNETYPIIYGGDAPNTTGDFQGSVSRLCNIEGSLDENLVKGKIVLCDGLNTGEVAFVAGAAGTVMQGRAGLIASRTFPLPASYLDLQDGSKVYSYIKSARSPTVTILKSEEGNDTFSPYIASFSSRGPSPATFNILKPDLAAPGVNILAAWSPLFPITKMIGDDRLLSYNIVSGTSMACPHATGAAAYIKSFHPSWSPAAIKSALMTTATPMSAEKNPEAEFAYGAGNINPLKAPNPGLIYDIDALDYIKYLCSEGYNTKLLELVTRDNSSCSKATNGRVFDLNYPSFALSTPPSESISHVFNRTVTNVGSPTSTYKAIVTTPLGLTIKVNPTVLSFTYLGQKLSFAFTIEGTLIDKFIASAALVWDDGTFQVRSPLIVSVE; this is encoded by the exons ATGGCAAGCAAAAGCTCTAGTCTTTCATGGCTTCTCCTGATCAATACTCTCGCCTGCACTCTCCTTGTTGGTCACTCAGCTTCTCAGAATGACCGAAAG GCTTATATTGTGTACATGGGCAACAGGCAGTTGGATGAGGCTTCCACATCATCCCTTCATACAAGCATGCTACAAGAAGTCATTGGCAG TATTGGACCGAAATCTTTAATCCATAGCTACACAAGGAGTTTCAATGGATTTGCAGCGGAGTTAACCAAGCAAGAAGCTCAAAAAATAGCTG GAATGGATGGCGTGGTGTCTGTTTTTCCTAGCAAACAACTAAGTCTTCAAACAACAAGGTCATGGGACTTTCTTGGCTTTCCACAGCAAGTTCCTAGAAGACCTATTGAAAGTGACATCATTATAGGAGTGTTTGACAGTGGAATTTGGCCAGAGTCCGAAAGCTTTAGTGATGAAGGATTTGGTCTACCACCTATCAAATGGAAGGGCACCTGCCAAGCCTCTACCAATTTCACTTGCAACAA TAAAATCATTGGTGCACGATATTACCGTAGCAGTGGATCATTTACCGAAGAAGATATTATTTCTCCTAGAGATATAAGTGGTCATGGTACACATACTGCATCAACAGCAGCTGGGAATTTAGTTAGCATGGCAAGCCTACTGGGGTATGGGTTGGGAACAGCACGAGGAGGAGTTCCATCAGCACGTATTGCTGTCTACAAAATATGTTGGTCCGTTGCCGATTCCTGTGATGATGCTGACATTCTTAAAGCATTTGATGATGCCATTGCTGATGGCGTTGATATAATATCTTTTTCCGTCGCTAGCAGAATTTTTCGGCCCATTTTTCAAGATACAATAGCCATTGGTTCCTTTCATGCTATGAGTAAAGGAATATTGACATCAATGGCTGCTGGTAACGAAGGTCCAGGTCTAGCAACCATCTCAAACATTTCGCCATGGTCTCTCTCTGTGGCTGCAAGTACCATAGACCGAAAGTTCACCACTAAGGTCCAATTAGGTAACAACAAGATCTATGAG GGAATTTCAATTAATACATTTGACCTCAAGAATGAAACATATCCAATAATTTATGGTGGAGATGCACCAAACACTACGGGAGATTTCCAGGGCTCCGTTTCCAG GCTTTGCAATATAGAAGGTTCGCTGGATGAAAATTTGGTGAAGGGTAAAATTGTACTTTGCGATGGCCTGAATACTGGGGAAGTGGCATTTGTAGCTGGTGCGGCGGGTACTGTGATGCAAGGCCGAGCCGGGCTAATAGCTTCAAGGACTTTTCCCTTGCCTGCGTCTTACCTTGACTTACAGGATGGTAGCAAGGTGTACTCGTACATAAAATCAGCTAG AAGCCCAACCGTAACTATTCTTAAGAGTGAGGAGGGTAATGATACATTTTCTCCATACATAGCCTCCTTCTCATCAAGGGGCCCAAGTCCAGCTACTTTCAACATTCTCAAG CCGGATTTAGCTGCTCCTGGCGTCAACATCCTAGCGGCATGGTCTCCACTTTTCCCAATTACAAAAATGATTGGTGATGACAGATTGTTGTCATACAATATAGTCTCCGGAACATCAATGGCTTGCCCACATGCTACAGGGGCAGCTGCCTACATCAAATCATTTCACCCCTCATGGTCACCTGCCGCTATCAAATCAGCACTTATGACTACTg CTACTCCCATGAGTGCTGAAAAGAACCCAGAAGCTGAATTTGCATATGGTGCAGGCAATATAAATCCTCTTAAGGCACCAAATCCTGGTTTAATATATGATATTGATGCACTTGACTACATAAAATATTTGTGTAGTGAAGGATATAATACCAAGTTATTAGAACTTGTTACTAGGGACAATAGTAGCTGTTCTAAAGCCACTAATGGAAGGGTCTTCGATCTCAACTATCCTTCATTTGCCCTATCGACGCCACCCTCGGAATCTATTAGTCATGTTTTCAATCGGACCGTCACCAATGTGGGATCACCAACGTCTACGTATAAAGCTATTGTGACCACCCCACTTGGACTTACAATCAAAGTGAACCCTACCGTTCTATCATTCACATATCTTGGACAAAAGCTATCGTTTGCATTCACGATTGAAGGAACattaatagataaatttatTGCCTCTGCTGCTTTAGTGTGGGATGATGGTACCTTCCAGGTGAGGAGCCCCCTCATTGTGTCTGTTGAATGA
- the LOC132187222 gene encoding uncharacterized protein LOC132187222, translated as MENKKQVGGSSSSMSFDHLFGPKDPSSASSSSSTGLFGSIFPPPSTVLGRDSSDQNQGGSCKYGNPDVITQSSKGERTGSRTGEKGSNIYQNETMEPCYLSSSIYYGGQENYSPRTRSSESDNIFKKDGRDDDSNGSNPNSASRGNWWQGSLYY; from the exons ATGGAGAACAAGAAGCAAGTGGGTGGTTCATCTTCATCCATGTCTTTTGATCACCTTTTTGGTCCTAAGGACCCCTCTTCAGCTTCTTCATCATCCTCCACCGGATTATTTGGATCCATTTTTCCACCACCCTCTACG GTGCTAGGAAGGGACTCCTCTGATCAAAACCAAGGTGGCAGTTGCAAATATGGAAATCCAG aTGTTATCACTCAAAGCAGCAAGGGTGAACGCACTGGCTCAAGAACTGGAGAAAAGGGCTCCAATATTTATCAGAATGAAACAATGGAACCTTGCTATTTGAGCTCATCCATCTACTATGGCGGCCAAGAAAATTATTCTCCAAGAACCCGCTCCTCCGAATCTGACAATATT TTCAAGAAAGATGGGAGAGACGATGATTCAAATGGAAGCAATCCGAATAGCGCTTCAAGAGGGAACTGGTGGCAGG GATCTCTCTATTACTAA
- the LOC132188111 gene encoding uncharacterized protein LOC132188111 has protein sequence MKCTIFLVLVLILGISGFMNGVDGAGGQLCDKYSSADFLKLAPCGKAAVDIKARVCHSSCVQVAKTDTKCLCVAILSDEAKKLGVVPAAAVTIPKRCKLANRPVGYKCGDNIVP, from the exons ATGAAGTGCACCATCTTTCTAGTGCTGGTTCTGATTCTGGGTATTAGTGGGTTCATGAATGGAGTTGATGGGGCTGGTGGTCAATTATGTGATAAATATTCCAGTGCTGACTTCCTAAAGTTGGCTCCCTGTGGGAAAGCAGCGGTGGACATAAAAGCTAGGGTTTGTCACAGCTCCTGCGTTCAAGTGGCAAAGACAGACACAAAATGCCTTTGTGTCGCTATCCTTTCTGATGAGGCTAAGAAACTAGGAGTCGTGCCAGCAGCTGCAGTCACCATACCCAAACGTTGCAAACTTGCTAATCGTCCCGTGGGTTACAAGTGTGGAG ATAATATAGTGCCATGA
- the LOC132186322 gene encoding uncharacterized protein LOC132186322: MVVPMMKYIWFLVLFITLVIAGIDGVYGAGECGKSSPDKEASKLAPCASAAQNQHARVSDRCCSQVKKIGQNPKCLCAVLYSDSAKNAEVKPEVAMSIPKRCNIANRPVGYKCGAYTFP; this comes from the exons ATGGTAGTTCCAATGATGAAGTACATTTGGTTTCTAGTGCTTTTCATAACTCTAGTCATTGCTGGGATTGATGGGGTTTATGGGGCCGGTGAATGTGGGAAATCTTCTCCTGACAAGGAGGCTTCGAAGCTGGCTCCCTGTGCATCAGCGGCGCAAAACCAGCACGCTAGAGTTTCTGATAGGTGTTGTAGTCAGGTGAAAAAGATTGGCCAGAACCCAAAATGCCTTTGCGCAGTTCTTTATTCTGATTCAGCTAAAAACGCCGAAGTTAAGCCAGAGGTTGCGATGAGCATTCCCAAACGCTGCAATATTGCTAACCGTCCGGTGGGATACAAGTGTGGAG CTTATACGTTTCCATGA
- the LOC132186323 gene encoding uncharacterized protein LOC132186323: protein MEVPMKYACFLVLFITLAIAGIDGVYGAGECGKSSPDMEAFKLAPCVSAAQDENAEVSGRCCSQVKKMEQNPRCLCAAMLSNTAKSAGVKPEVAVTIPKRCNIADRPVGYKCGAYTLP from the exons ATGGAAGTTCCAATGAAGTACGCTTGCTTCCTGGTGCTTTTCATAACTCTAGCCATTGCTGGGATTGATGGGGTTTATGGGGCTGGTGAATGTGGGAAATCTTCTCCTGACATGGAGGCTTTCAAGCTGGCTCCCTGTGTCTCAGCAGCGCAAGATGAGAATGCTGAAGTTTCTGGTAGGTGCTGCAGTCAGGTGAAAAAGATGGAGCAGAACCCAAGATGCCTTTGTGCTGCTATGCTTTCTAATACAGCTAAAAGCGCCGGCGTCAAGCCAGAGGTTGCCGTGACCATTCCCAAACGCTGCAATATCGCCGATCGTCCCGTGGGATACAAGTGTGGAG CTTATACGTTGCCTTGA
- the LOC132188177 gene encoding uncharacterized protein LOC132188177, whose translation MTSSIHITALDGIVNVNSIFTLAVFIGLAWNPTDPANTLIVDQTCTPGPSVAENLVSFHVYSFSSFLFSSLIALGLKQAIRISRSPTYHPPADFLAQINRSVLRIGILVSGVGSVCGCGFLTFALVNVVQIKLGTLACGSSASYAAVVPLVILVPVGLLLYISMVLYAFTR comes from the coding sequence ATGACATCCAGCATCCACATCACCGCCCTAGACGGCATCGTGAACGTGAACTCGATCTTCACCTTAGCCGTCTTCATCGGGCTGGCCTGGAACCCTACCGACCCCGCCAACACCCTCATCGTGGACCAAACCTGCACCCCTGGCCCCTCCGTCGCCGAGAACCTCGTGTCCTTCCACGTGTACTCCTTCAGCTCCTTCCTCTTCTCCAGCCTCATCGCCTTGGGCCTCAAACAGGCCATACGGATCTCCAGGAGCCCAACCTACCACCCACCCGCCGATTTCCTCGCCCAAATCAACCGCTCGGTGCTCCGGATCGGCATCCTGGTCTCGGGCGTCGGCTCGGTCTGCGGGTGCGGGTTCTTGACGTTCGCTCTGGTCAATGTGGTCCAGATCAAGCTCGGGACTTTGGCTTGCGGCAGCTCAGCTAGCTACGCCGCCGTGGTTCCGCTCGTTATTTTGGTCCCCGTTGGgcttctcttatatatttctatGGTTTTGTACGCTTTTACTCGCTAA
- the LOC132186321 gene encoding rop guanine nucleotide exchange factor 5, with translation METLVKKGGNLQKRKDGSGSFGGNGVRAESHTDSSTESRESSGSCRSSTETSSEEVKAKGTSSPPPLGWPIRKAQVSKSSAVSDVVQAEQKQTHLADSKLKKMCSKNSDIDMMKERFSKLLLGEDMSGSGKGVCTALAISNAITNLCATIFGQLWRLEPLPAEKKSMWRREMEWLLCVSDHIVELIPTWQTFPDGSKLEVMTCRPRSDIFINLPALCKLDNMLLDILDTFTNTEFWYVDQGVVAPDADGSASFRKTMQRQEEKWWLPVPRVAPGGLSEKSRKQLSHTRECANQILKAAMAINSIALAEMEVPQSYLEALPKNGRACLGDVIYRYITSDQFSAECLLDCLDLSSEHVALEIANRVEASIYVWRRRAHARIPPNPNRSTTKSSWEVVKDLMVDGDKRELLAEKAESLLLCLKQRFPGLTQTTLDTSKIQCNKDVGKSILESYSRVLESLAFNIVARIDDLLYVDDLTKHSDRMSSAPTVSVIAHKTVSIPFSVPDSSTPYRTTFSTPSFSPAPLISPARGERTPFLINNHSKPHRRGLGVKRVLTNYLGVETKTRICGNPTEALASAPKQSGTEALAHEKEASAHQNGTKLRQDR, from the exons ATGGAAACTTTAGTAAAGAAGGGCGGAAATcttcaaaagagaaaagatggGTCTGGATCTTTTGGTGGAAATGGGGTTAGAGCCGAATCGCACACCGATTCGAGCACTGAGTCTAGAGAGAGCAGCGGTTCTTGCAGATCGAGCACCGAGACCTCGAGTGAGGAAGTGAAAGCAAAAGGGACTTCTTCGCCGCCTCCGTTGGGTTGGCCTATTCGCAAGGCTCAAGTGAGCAAAAGTTCGGCGGTTTCTGATGTGGTTCAAGCTGAACAGAAACAAACCCATTTGGCTGATtctaaattgaagaaaatgtgCTCCAAAAATTCAG ATATAGATATGATGAAGGAaaggttttcaaaattgttgCTTGGTGAAGACATGTCAGGGTCAGGGAAAGGGGTCTGCACGGCATTAGCTATCTCAAATGCCATTACCAATCTCTGTG CTACCATTTTTGGTCAACTATGGAGATTAGAACCCTTGCCTGCTGAGAAGAAATCTATGTGGCGAAGAGAGATGGAGTGGCTACTTTGTGTCAGTGATCACATTGTCGAATTGATTCCCACTTGGCAAACATTTCCTGATGGAAGTAAGCTTGAG GTCATGACTTGCAGGCCGAGAtctgatatttttatcaatctCCCAGCTCTGTGTAAACTAGACAACATGCTTCTT GATATATTAGATACCTTCACCAATACGGAATTTTGGTATGTTGATCAAGGTGTTGTAGCCCCAGATGCAGATGGTTCTGCCTCTTTTCGCAAAACAATGCAAAGGCAAGAGGAGAAGTGGTGGCTGCCTGTACCCCGTGTTGCTCCTGGCGGCCTTAGCGAAAAGTCAAGAAAACAGTTGAGTCACACACGCGAATGTGCAAATCAAATATTGAAAGCTGCAATGGCCATAAATAGCATAGCTTTAGCAGAAATGGAAGTCCCTCAGTCATACTTGGAAGCTCTTCCAAAG AATGGGAGAGCCTGTCTCGGGGATGTTATTTACCGTTACATCACATCAGATCAATTCTCTGCAGAATGCCTACTTGATTGCCTCGACCTTTCCTCAGAACATGTTGCTCTAGAGATTGCCAACCGTGTGGAAGCCTCAATATATGTGTGGCGTCGAAGAGCTCATGCTAGAATTCCACCTAATCCAAACCGTTCCACTACAAAGTCCTCATGGGAAGTGGTCAAGGACCTCATGGTTGATGGAGATAAGAGGGAACTGCTGGCAGAAAAAGCTGAGAGCCTCTTGCTCTGCTTGAAGCAGCGCTTCCCTGGTCTAACACAAACTACTCTTGATACCAGCAAGATCCAGTGCAACAAG GATGTTGGAAAATCCATTCTTGAGAGCTATTCAAGAGTTTTGGAGAGCTTGGCATTCAATATTGTGGCTCGTATAGATGATTTACTATACGTGGATGACTTGACTAAACATTCAGATAGAATGTCATCGGCTCCCACAGTAAGTGTAATTGCTCACAAGACAGTCTCTATCCCTTTCTCGGTGCCTGACTCGAGCACTCCATACAGAACAACTTTTTCCACACCAAGCTTTTCACCTGCACCTCTAATTAGTCCTGCCAGGGGAGAGAGAACCCCTTTTCTCATCAACAACCATAGCAAGCCTCACCGTCGTGGACTTGGGGTGAAAAGAGTCTTGACAAATTATCTTGGAGTGGAGACAAAGACTAGGATCTGCGGCAACCCAACTGAAGCTTTAGCTTCAGCTCCAAAGCAAAGTGGCACAGAAGCTTTGGCACATGAGAAAGAGGCGTCAGCCCACCAAAATGGGACCAAATTGCGCCAGGATCGCTGA